The proteins below come from a single Pseudomonadota bacterium genomic window:
- a CDS encoding transglutaminase family protein, giving the protein MDYEMNSTFDRNLYLRETAFLDFSDSRLRAQARKLTANLEKPADQARALFFFVRDQITYNPYTSFKRPEDYRASVIMARGAGFCIPKASLFAALLRSCDIPAKFYFADIINHKAPPKIAEIMGNFFAYHCYCGVFLENRWVKAAPTFNRELFLRIEVEPNDFDGRHDALLPGTDRFGHPFVEYVKDRGEDHDIPFAQIMTTFSRIYGPETMEKWQASSSPACR; this is encoded by the coding sequence ATGGACTACGAGATGAATTCAACCTTCGATCGGAACTTATATCTGCGCGAGACGGCCTTCCTTGATTTCAGCGATTCCAGACTGCGAGCGCAAGCCCGCAAACTGACGGCCAATCTCGAAAAACCCGCAGACCAGGCCCGGGCCCTCTTTTTTTTCGTACGCGACCAAATCACCTATAACCCTTATACCTCGTTCAAACGGCCGGAAGATTACCGGGCCAGCGTTATTATGGCGCGCGGCGCCGGCTTCTGCATTCCCAAGGCCTCACTTTTCGCCGCCCTGCTGCGCAGCTGTGACATCCCGGCAAAATTTTATTTTGCCGATATCATAAACCATAAAGCTCCACCCAAAATTGCCGAAATCATGGGAAATTTTTTCGCTTACCACTGCTATTGCGGCGTTTTTCTGGAAAATCGCTGGGTTAAGGCGGCCCCCACTTTTAATCGCGAGCTGTTTCTCCGAATAGAAGTCGAGCCCAACGATTTCGACGGCCGGCACGACGCCCTGCTCCCGGGCACCGACCGCTTCGGACACCCTTTTGTAGAATATGTCAAGGACCGGGGCGAGGACCATGATATTCCTTTCGCTCAAATCATGACCACTTTCAGCCGCATCTACGGCCCGGAAACCATGGAAAAATGGCAAGCGAGCTCCTCACCGGCCTGCCGCTGA